The following coding sequences lie in one Stigmatopora nigra isolate UIUO_SnigA chromosome 4, RoL_Snig_1.1, whole genome shotgun sequence genomic window:
- the LOC144194978 gene encoding AP2-associated protein kinase 1-like isoform X5: MKKFFDSRRELGVSGPGPGAGGGGGGSGGGGSFIGRVFNIGRYQGTIEEIVAEGGFAIVFLVRINQGQRCALKRMYVNNEHDLQICKLEIQIMRDLVGHKNIVGFLDSSIARVGAGDVWEVLILMDFCRGGQVVNLMNQNLQTGFTEAEVLQIFCDTCEAVACLHQCKNPIIHRDLKVENILLHDQGHYVLCDFGSATNSFQNPQTEGVAIIEEEIKKYTTLSYRAPEMVNLYGGKIITTKADIWAMGCLLYKLCYFTLPFGESQVAICDGSFTIPDNSRYSNDLHCLIRYMLELDPDKRPDIYQVSYFAFKLIRRECPVPNIHNSSIPAKLPEPIKASDVVVKKSQNKTRITDPIPTTETSIAPRQRPKAGQTQPQPISGILPIQAAALTPRKRPNVAVGAQGIAPGAIQAAQQAPTAAQASLRPMQTTNVQPQVAPQPQQLLMKQQLPSTFLHPQNNQQQQHKAHECPALRLNPIPECSVTEPAADPDVTAGSGHHRVGSLTPPSSPKMAPKSGHRRILSDVTHSAIFGVPISKSTQLLQAAAAEASLNKSKSASTTPSSSPYSSQQTVYHPADTDAQHSARVKPNAQPSWNPFGDDNFSKLTAEELLNKDFAKLAEPTAEEEKSRGDNLIHGLNSIADSSFPMSQGQQGNNQEFDPIPVLFPKTSNQDLQLERNGYSVLGQEGHDPEISGDFPATDQSVHSSDEDQEKDACQEEHQNFPDAPKGHTSAHDPLLVDSEEDEEQGAQRSILSTPAAPVAISHNHSQFNPEPTSADVFSKAPFRLVQQEAGDVFANAPFPSGPFGTQQQLDVFSQAPFAKKKEALASPYAHATAGVPEQSALEQMAANTFRPQSLAKYSRHFEANETQQNESPLNVSNQTGVHAIDPFISAPFHLKAPQEKP; encoded by the exons ATGAAGAAATTTTTTGATTCGCGCCGGGAGCTGGGGGTCTCCGGGCCTGGTCCCGGAGCCGGCGGGGGAGGTGGTGGATCCGGCGGCGGAGGCAGCTTCATCGGCCGGGTCTTCAACATTGGACGGTATCAAGGGACCATCGAAGAAATCGTGGCTGAAG GGGGTTTcgccattgtttttttggtgcGAATCAATCAGGGTCAACGGTGTGCTCTAAAGCGGATGTATGTCAACAATGAGCATGATCTACAAATTTGCAAGCTGGAGATACAGATCATG CGGGACCTTGTTGGCCACAAAAACATTGTTGGCTTCCTGGATTCCAGCATAGCCAGAGTTGGAGCCGGTGACGTGTGGGAAGTCCTAATCTTAATGGACTTCTGTCGAG GGGGACAAGTGGTCAACCTGATGAACCAGAACTTGCAGACCGGCTTCACAGAGGCAGAGGTGTTGCAGATCTTTTGCGACACGTGTGAAGCGGTTGCTTGTCTCCACCAGTGCAAGAATCCAATCATTCATAGGGACCTCAAG GTGGAAAATATTCTTCTGCATGACCAAGGTCATTATGTACTTTGTGACTTTGGAAGTGCTACAAACTCCTTCCAAAATCCACAGACAGAGGGTGTAGCCATCATTGAGGAGGAAATCAAAAA GTACACCACTTTATCGTACCGCGCTCCAGAGATGGTCAACCTCTATGGTGGTAAAATCATCACTACAAAGGCAGATATATGG GCGATGGGATGTCTACTGTATAAACTATGTTACTTCACACTTCCTTTTGGGGAGAGCCAAGTTGCTATCTGTGATGGCAGTTTCACCATTCCCGACAATTCACGCTACTCCAACGATCTGCATTGTCTCATCA GGTATATGCTGGAACTGGATCCAGATAAAAGGCCAGACATCTATCAAGTGTCTTACTTTGCCTTTAAACTCATTCGACGAGAGTGTCCAGTTCCAAATATACAT aattcATCCATTCCTGCAAAACTTCCAGAGCCTATTAAAGCCAGTGATGTTGTGGTCAAAAAGAGTCAAAACAAAACCAG aaTCACAGACCCCATTCCAACCACTGAGACCTCCATTGCACCCCGACAAAGGCCTAAGGCTGGCCAAACTCAACCACAGCCTATTTCAGGCATTCTTCCCATACAAGCAGCAGCTCTGACTCCCCGCAAAAGGCCAAATGTGGCTGTTGGAGCCCAGGGCATAG CTCCAGGTGCCATCCAGGCTGCTCAACAGGCTCCCACTGCTGCTCAGGCGTCTTTACGGCCAATGCAGACCACCAATGTTCAGCCTCAGGTCGCACCACAGCCACAGCAGCTCCTCATGAAACAGCAGCTTCCTTCCACTTTCCTCCATCCACAGAATAACCAGCAG CAGCAACATAAGGCCCACGAATGCCCAGCTCTCCGTCTGAATCCCATCCCCGAGTGTTCCGTCACTGAGCCAGCTGCTGATCCAGATGTG ACCGCTGGGTCAGGGCATCACAGAGTCGGCTCCTTAACACCACCCTCGTCTCCAAAGATGGCGCCTAAGAGTGGCCATAGACGCATTCTGAGTGACGTCACCCACAGTGCCATCTTTGGGGTCCCGATCAGCAAGTCCACACAGCTCCTGCAGGCTGCCGCAGCTGAGGCCAGCCTCAACAAGTCCAA ATCAGCCAGCACGACTCCTTCTAGCTCCCCTTACTCCTCGCAGCAGACTGTATATCACCCGGCTGACACCGACGCCCAACACTCTGCTCGTGTTAAACCCAACGCTCAACCCAGCTGGAATCCCTTTGGCGACGATAACTTCTCCAAGCTAACCGCTGAAGAGCTGCTTAACAAAGACTTTGCAAAGCTAGCTGAGC cCACTGCAGAAGAGGAGAAGTCCAGGGGTGACAATCTCATTCACGGTCTTAATTCAATTGcag ACTCTTCTTTCCCCATGTCGCAAGGACAGCAAGGAAATAATCAAGAGTTTGACCCCATTCCTGTGCTCTTCCCCAAAACCTCAAACCAAG attTGCAACTTGAAAGAAACGGCTACTCAGTGTTAGGCCAAGAGGGTCACGATCCTGAAATCTCAGGAGATTTTCCTGCAACCGACCAATCTGTTCACTCCAGCGATGAAGACCAGGAAAAGGACGCCTGTCAAGAAGAGCATCAGAATTTTCCGGATGCCCCCAAAGGTCACACATCAGCTCACGATCCGCTGCTGGTCGACTCCGAGGAGGACGAAGAACAGGGAGCTCAGCGTAGCATCCTCTCGACACCAGCTGCACCCGTGGCCATCTCCCACAATCATTCCCAGTTTAATCCCGAGCCAACTAGCGCAGATGTCTTCTCAAAAGCGCCTTTTAGACTAGTGCAGCAAGAAGCAGGTGACGTGTTTGCCAATGCGCCATTTCCGAGTGGACCGTTCGGGACCCAGCAGCAGTTGGACGTCTTCTCCCAAGCTCCGTttgcaaaaaagaaagaagcttTAGCTTCCCCGTATGCCCACGCGACAGCCGGGGTGCCTGAACAAAGTGCATTGGAACAGATGGCCGCAAACACATTCCGCCCACAATCTTTAGCCAAATACTCCCGTCATTTTGAGGCAAATGAGACCCAGCAGAATGAAAGCCCGTTGAATGTAAGCAACCAAACTGGAGTGCACGCCATTGACCCCTTCATCAGCGCACCATTTCACCTCAAAGCCCCACAAGAAAAGCCGTGA
- the LOC144194978 gene encoding AP2-associated protein kinase 1-like isoform X2, whose product MKKFFDSRRELGVSGPGPGAGGGGGGSGGGGSFIGRVFNIGRYQGTIEEIVAEGGFAIVFLVRINQGQRCALKRMYVNNEHDLQICKLEIQIMRDLVGHKNIVGFLDSSIARVGAGDVWEVLILMDFCRGGQVVNLMNQNLQTGFTEAEVLQIFCDTCEAVACLHQCKNPIIHRDLKVENILLHDQGHYVLCDFGSATNSFQNPQTEGVAIIEEEIKKYTTLSYRAPEMVNLYGGKIITTKADIWAMGCLLYKLCYFTLPFGESQVAICDGSFTIPDNSRYSNDLHCLIRYMLELDPDKRPDIYQVSYFAFKLIRRECPVPNIHNSSIPAKLPEPIKASDVVVKKSQNKTRITDPIPTTETSIAPRQRPKAGQTQPQPISGILPIQAAALTPRKRPNVAVGAQGIAPGAIQAAQQAPTAAQASLRPMQTTNVQPQVAPQPQQLLMKQQLPSTFLHPQNNQQQHKAHECPALRLNPIPECSVTEPAADPDVTAGSGHHRVGSLTPPSSPKMAPKSGHRRILSDVTHSAIFGVPISKSTQLLQAAAAEASLNKSKSASTTPSSSPYSSQQTVYHPADTDAQHSARVKPNAQPSWNPFGDDNFSKLTAEELLNKDFAKLAEPTAEEEKSRGDNLIHGLNSIAVKKEECVDSLIPGLEAPPAQHYSAQLELTSAGVSESLTGKDSLLDYHLLSLTPSHGNPTSVPTSSYRSSAPLGSCSALCPEEQQPSQAAADSSFPMSQGQQGNNQEFDPIPVLFPKTSNQDLQLERNGYSVLGQEGHDPEISGDFPATDQSVHSSDEDQEKDACQEEHQNFPDAPKGHTSAHDPLLVDSEEDEEQGAQRSILSTPAAPVAISHNHSQFNPEPTSADVFSKAPFRLVQQEAGDVFANAPFPSGPFGTQQQLDVFSQAPFAKKKEALASPYAHATAGVPEQSALEQMAANTFRPQSLAKYSRHFEANETQQNESPLNVSNQTGVHAIDPFISAPFHLKAPQEKP is encoded by the exons ATGAAGAAATTTTTTGATTCGCGCCGGGAGCTGGGGGTCTCCGGGCCTGGTCCCGGAGCCGGCGGGGGAGGTGGTGGATCCGGCGGCGGAGGCAGCTTCATCGGCCGGGTCTTCAACATTGGACGGTATCAAGGGACCATCGAAGAAATCGTGGCTGAAG GGGGTTTcgccattgtttttttggtgcGAATCAATCAGGGTCAACGGTGTGCTCTAAAGCGGATGTATGTCAACAATGAGCATGATCTACAAATTTGCAAGCTGGAGATACAGATCATG CGGGACCTTGTTGGCCACAAAAACATTGTTGGCTTCCTGGATTCCAGCATAGCCAGAGTTGGAGCCGGTGACGTGTGGGAAGTCCTAATCTTAATGGACTTCTGTCGAG GGGGACAAGTGGTCAACCTGATGAACCAGAACTTGCAGACCGGCTTCACAGAGGCAGAGGTGTTGCAGATCTTTTGCGACACGTGTGAAGCGGTTGCTTGTCTCCACCAGTGCAAGAATCCAATCATTCATAGGGACCTCAAG GTGGAAAATATTCTTCTGCATGACCAAGGTCATTATGTACTTTGTGACTTTGGAAGTGCTACAAACTCCTTCCAAAATCCACAGACAGAGGGTGTAGCCATCATTGAGGAGGAAATCAAAAA GTACACCACTTTATCGTACCGCGCTCCAGAGATGGTCAACCTCTATGGTGGTAAAATCATCACTACAAAGGCAGATATATGG GCGATGGGATGTCTACTGTATAAACTATGTTACTTCACACTTCCTTTTGGGGAGAGCCAAGTTGCTATCTGTGATGGCAGTTTCACCATTCCCGACAATTCACGCTACTCCAACGATCTGCATTGTCTCATCA GGTATATGCTGGAACTGGATCCAGATAAAAGGCCAGACATCTATCAAGTGTCTTACTTTGCCTTTAAACTCATTCGACGAGAGTGTCCAGTTCCAAATATACAT aattcATCCATTCCTGCAAAACTTCCAGAGCCTATTAAAGCCAGTGATGTTGTGGTCAAAAAGAGTCAAAACAAAACCAG aaTCACAGACCCCATTCCAACCACTGAGACCTCCATTGCACCCCGACAAAGGCCTAAGGCTGGCCAAACTCAACCACAGCCTATTTCAGGCATTCTTCCCATACAAGCAGCAGCTCTGACTCCCCGCAAAAGGCCAAATGTGGCTGTTGGAGCCCAGGGCATAG CTCCAGGTGCCATCCAGGCTGCTCAACAGGCTCCCACTGCTGCTCAGGCGTCTTTACGGCCAATGCAGACCACCAATGTTCAGCCTCAGGTCGCACCACAGCCACAGCAGCTCCTCATGAAACAGCAGCTTCCTTCCACTTTCCTCCATCCACAGAATAACCAGCAG CAACATAAGGCCCACGAATGCCCAGCTCTCCGTCTGAATCCCATCCCCGAGTGTTCCGTCACTGAGCCAGCTGCTGATCCAGATGTG ACCGCTGGGTCAGGGCATCACAGAGTCGGCTCCTTAACACCACCCTCGTCTCCAAAGATGGCGCCTAAGAGTGGCCATAGACGCATTCTGAGTGACGTCACCCACAGTGCCATCTTTGGGGTCCCGATCAGCAAGTCCACACAGCTCCTGCAGGCTGCCGCAGCTGAGGCCAGCCTCAACAAGTCCAA ATCAGCCAGCACGACTCCTTCTAGCTCCCCTTACTCCTCGCAGCAGACTGTATATCACCCGGCTGACACCGACGCCCAACACTCTGCTCGTGTTAAACCCAACGCTCAACCCAGCTGGAATCCCTTTGGCGACGATAACTTCTCCAAGCTAACCGCTGAAGAGCTGCTTAACAAAGACTTTGCAAAGCTAGCTGAGC cCACTGCAGAAGAGGAGAAGTCCAGGGGTGACAATCTCATTCACGGTCTTAATTCAATTGcag taAAGAAAGAGGAATGTGTGGATTCACTGATTCCTGGGTTGGAAGCCCCTCCAGCCCAGCACTACTCAGCTCAATTGGAGCTCACCTCTGCAGGCGTGTCAG AATCTTTAACTGGGAAGGATTCACTGCTGGACTATCATCTTCTCTCTCTTACTCCTTCTCATGGAAACCCAACTTCTGTTCCAACTTCCTCCTATCGCTCCTCTGCTCCTCTTGGCTCCTGCTCTGCATTGTGCCCAGAGGAGCAGCAGCCTTCTCAGGCAGCTGCTG ACTCTTCTTTCCCCATGTCGCAAGGACAGCAAGGAAATAATCAAGAGTTTGACCCCATTCCTGTGCTCTTCCCCAAAACCTCAAACCAAG attTGCAACTTGAAAGAAACGGCTACTCAGTGTTAGGCCAAGAGGGTCACGATCCTGAAATCTCAGGAGATTTTCCTGCAACCGACCAATCTGTTCACTCCAGCGATGAAGACCAGGAAAAGGACGCCTGTCAAGAAGAGCATCAGAATTTTCCGGATGCCCCCAAAGGTCACACATCAGCTCACGATCCGCTGCTGGTCGACTCCGAGGAGGACGAAGAACAGGGAGCTCAGCGTAGCATCCTCTCGACACCAGCTGCACCCGTGGCCATCTCCCACAATCATTCCCAGTTTAATCCCGAGCCAACTAGCGCAGATGTCTTCTCAAAAGCGCCTTTTAGACTAGTGCAGCAAGAAGCAGGTGACGTGTTTGCCAATGCGCCATTTCCGAGTGGACCGTTCGGGACCCAGCAGCAGTTGGACGTCTTCTCCCAAGCTCCGTttgcaaaaaagaaagaagcttTAGCTTCCCCGTATGCCCACGCGACAGCCGGGGTGCCTGAACAAAGTGCATTGGAACAGATGGCCGCAAACACATTCCGCCCACAATCTTTAGCCAAATACTCCCGTCATTTTGAGGCAAATGAGACCCAGCAGAATGAAAGCCCGTTGAATGTAAGCAACCAAACTGGAGTGCACGCCATTGACCCCTTCATCAGCGCACCATTTCACCTCAAAGCCCCACAAGAAAAGCCGTGA
- the LOC144194978 gene encoding AP2-associated protein kinase 1-like isoform X8 encodes MKKFFDSRRELGVSGPGPGAGGGGGGSGGGGSFIGRVFNIGRYQGTIEEIVAEGGFAIVFLVRINQGQRCALKRMYVNNEHDLQICKLEIQIMRDLVGHKNIVGFLDSSIARVGAGDVWEVLILMDFCRGGQVVNLMNQNLQTGFTEAEVLQIFCDTCEAVACLHQCKNPIIHRDLKVENILLHDQGHYVLCDFGSATNSFQNPQTEGVAIIEEEIKKYTTLSYRAPEMVNLYGGKIITTKADIWAMGCLLYKLCYFTLPFGESQVAICDGSFTIPDNSRYSNDLHCLIRYMLELDPDKRPDIYQVSYFAFKLIRRECPVPNIHNSSIPAKLPEPIKASDVVVKKSQNKTRITDPIPTTETSIAPRQRPKAGQTQPQPISGILPIQAAALTPRKRPNVAVGAQGIAPGAIQAAQQAPTAAQASLRPMQTTNVQPQVAPQPQQLLMKQQLPSTFLHPQNNQQQQHKAHECPALRLNPIPECSVTEPAADPDVTAGSGHHRVGSLTPPSSPKMAPKSGHRRILSDVTHSAIFGVPISKSTQLLQAAAAEASLNKSKSASTTPSSSPYSSQQTVYHPADTDAQHSARVKPNAQPSWNPFGDDNFSKLTAEELLNKDFAKLAEPTAEEEKSRGDNLIHGLNSIADSSFPMSQGQQGNNQEFDPIPVLFPKTSNQGDHSHNNSGSSESSLPNLARSLLLVDQLIDL; translated from the exons ATGAAGAAATTTTTTGATTCGCGCCGGGAGCTGGGGGTCTCCGGGCCTGGTCCCGGAGCCGGCGGGGGAGGTGGTGGATCCGGCGGCGGAGGCAGCTTCATCGGCCGGGTCTTCAACATTGGACGGTATCAAGGGACCATCGAAGAAATCGTGGCTGAAG GGGGTTTcgccattgtttttttggtgcGAATCAATCAGGGTCAACGGTGTGCTCTAAAGCGGATGTATGTCAACAATGAGCATGATCTACAAATTTGCAAGCTGGAGATACAGATCATG CGGGACCTTGTTGGCCACAAAAACATTGTTGGCTTCCTGGATTCCAGCATAGCCAGAGTTGGAGCCGGTGACGTGTGGGAAGTCCTAATCTTAATGGACTTCTGTCGAG GGGGACAAGTGGTCAACCTGATGAACCAGAACTTGCAGACCGGCTTCACAGAGGCAGAGGTGTTGCAGATCTTTTGCGACACGTGTGAAGCGGTTGCTTGTCTCCACCAGTGCAAGAATCCAATCATTCATAGGGACCTCAAG GTGGAAAATATTCTTCTGCATGACCAAGGTCATTATGTACTTTGTGACTTTGGAAGTGCTACAAACTCCTTCCAAAATCCACAGACAGAGGGTGTAGCCATCATTGAGGAGGAAATCAAAAA GTACACCACTTTATCGTACCGCGCTCCAGAGATGGTCAACCTCTATGGTGGTAAAATCATCACTACAAAGGCAGATATATGG GCGATGGGATGTCTACTGTATAAACTATGTTACTTCACACTTCCTTTTGGGGAGAGCCAAGTTGCTATCTGTGATGGCAGTTTCACCATTCCCGACAATTCACGCTACTCCAACGATCTGCATTGTCTCATCA GGTATATGCTGGAACTGGATCCAGATAAAAGGCCAGACATCTATCAAGTGTCTTACTTTGCCTTTAAACTCATTCGACGAGAGTGTCCAGTTCCAAATATACAT aattcATCCATTCCTGCAAAACTTCCAGAGCCTATTAAAGCCAGTGATGTTGTGGTCAAAAAGAGTCAAAACAAAACCAG aaTCACAGACCCCATTCCAACCACTGAGACCTCCATTGCACCCCGACAAAGGCCTAAGGCTGGCCAAACTCAACCACAGCCTATTTCAGGCATTCTTCCCATACAAGCAGCAGCTCTGACTCCCCGCAAAAGGCCAAATGTGGCTGTTGGAGCCCAGGGCATAG CTCCAGGTGCCATCCAGGCTGCTCAACAGGCTCCCACTGCTGCTCAGGCGTCTTTACGGCCAATGCAGACCACCAATGTTCAGCCTCAGGTCGCACCACAGCCACAGCAGCTCCTCATGAAACAGCAGCTTCCTTCCACTTTCCTCCATCCACAGAATAACCAGCAG CAGCAACATAAGGCCCACGAATGCCCAGCTCTCCGTCTGAATCCCATCCCCGAGTGTTCCGTCACTGAGCCAGCTGCTGATCCAGATGTG ACCGCTGGGTCAGGGCATCACAGAGTCGGCTCCTTAACACCACCCTCGTCTCCAAAGATGGCGCCTAAGAGTGGCCATAGACGCATTCTGAGTGACGTCACCCACAGTGCCATCTTTGGGGTCCCGATCAGCAAGTCCACACAGCTCCTGCAGGCTGCCGCAGCTGAGGCCAGCCTCAACAAGTCCAA ATCAGCCAGCACGACTCCTTCTAGCTCCCCTTACTCCTCGCAGCAGACTGTATATCACCCGGCTGACACCGACGCCCAACACTCTGCTCGTGTTAAACCCAACGCTCAACCCAGCTGGAATCCCTTTGGCGACGATAACTTCTCCAAGCTAACCGCTGAAGAGCTGCTTAACAAAGACTTTGCAAAGCTAGCTGAGC cCACTGCAGAAGAGGAGAAGTCCAGGGGTGACAATCTCATTCACGGTCTTAATTCAATTGcag ACTCTTCTTTCCCCATGTCGCAAGGACAGCAAGGAAATAATCAAGAGTTTGACCCCATTCCTGTGCTCTTCCCCAAAACCTCAAACCAAG GTGATCACTCGCACAACAACAGTGGCAGTTCAGAGTCCAGCCTTCCCAACTTGGCCCGCTCCCTCCTACTGGTGGATCAACTCATCGACCTCTAG
- the LOC144194978 gene encoding AP2-associated protein kinase 1-like isoform X4 — protein sequence MKKFFDSRRELGVSGPGPGAGGGGGGSGGGGSFIGRVFNIGRYQGTIEEIVAEGGFAIVFLVRINQGQRCALKRMYVNNEHDLQICKLEIQIMRDLVGHKNIVGFLDSSIARVGAGDVWEVLILMDFCRGGQVVNLMNQNLQTGFTEAEVLQIFCDTCEAVACLHQCKNPIIHRDLKVENILLHDQGHYVLCDFGSATNSFQNPQTEGVAIIEEEIKKYTTLSYRAPEMVNLYGGKIITTKADIWAMGCLLYKLCYFTLPFGESQVAICDGSFTIPDNSRYSNDLHCLIRYMLELDPDKRPDIYQVSYFAFKLIRRECPVPNIHNSSIPAKLPEPIKASDVVVKKSQNKTRITDPIPTTETSIAPRQRPKAGQTQPQPISGILPIQAAALTPRKRPNVAVGAQGIAPGAIQAAQQAPTAAQASLRPMQTTNVQPQVAPQPQQLLMKQQLPSTFLHPQNNQQQQHKAHECPALRLNPIPECSVTEPAADPDVTAGSGHHRVGSLTPPSSPKMAPKSGHRRILSDVTHSAIFGVPISKSTQLLQAAAAEASLNKSKSASTTPSSSPYSSQQTVYHPADTDAQHSARVKPNAQPSWNPFGDDNFSKLTAEELLNKDFAKLAEPTAEEEKSRGDNLIHGLNSIAESLTGKDSLLDYHLLSLTPSHGNPTSVPTSSYRSSAPLGSCSALCPEEQQPSQAAADSSFPMSQGQQGNNQEFDPIPVLFPKTSNQDLQLERNGYSVLGQEGHDPEISGDFPATDQSVHSSDEDQEKDACQEEHQNFPDAPKGHTSAHDPLLVDSEEDEEQGAQRSILSTPAAPVAISHNHSQFNPEPTSADVFSKAPFRLVQQEAGDVFANAPFPSGPFGTQQQLDVFSQAPFAKKKEALASPYAHATAGVPEQSALEQMAANTFRPQSLAKYSRHFEANETQQNESPLNVSNQTGVHAIDPFISAPFHLKAPQEKP from the exons ATGAAGAAATTTTTTGATTCGCGCCGGGAGCTGGGGGTCTCCGGGCCTGGTCCCGGAGCCGGCGGGGGAGGTGGTGGATCCGGCGGCGGAGGCAGCTTCATCGGCCGGGTCTTCAACATTGGACGGTATCAAGGGACCATCGAAGAAATCGTGGCTGAAG GGGGTTTcgccattgtttttttggtgcGAATCAATCAGGGTCAACGGTGTGCTCTAAAGCGGATGTATGTCAACAATGAGCATGATCTACAAATTTGCAAGCTGGAGATACAGATCATG CGGGACCTTGTTGGCCACAAAAACATTGTTGGCTTCCTGGATTCCAGCATAGCCAGAGTTGGAGCCGGTGACGTGTGGGAAGTCCTAATCTTAATGGACTTCTGTCGAG GGGGACAAGTGGTCAACCTGATGAACCAGAACTTGCAGACCGGCTTCACAGAGGCAGAGGTGTTGCAGATCTTTTGCGACACGTGTGAAGCGGTTGCTTGTCTCCACCAGTGCAAGAATCCAATCATTCATAGGGACCTCAAG GTGGAAAATATTCTTCTGCATGACCAAGGTCATTATGTACTTTGTGACTTTGGAAGTGCTACAAACTCCTTCCAAAATCCACAGACAGAGGGTGTAGCCATCATTGAGGAGGAAATCAAAAA GTACACCACTTTATCGTACCGCGCTCCAGAGATGGTCAACCTCTATGGTGGTAAAATCATCACTACAAAGGCAGATATATGG GCGATGGGATGTCTACTGTATAAACTATGTTACTTCACACTTCCTTTTGGGGAGAGCCAAGTTGCTATCTGTGATGGCAGTTTCACCATTCCCGACAATTCACGCTACTCCAACGATCTGCATTGTCTCATCA GGTATATGCTGGAACTGGATCCAGATAAAAGGCCAGACATCTATCAAGTGTCTTACTTTGCCTTTAAACTCATTCGACGAGAGTGTCCAGTTCCAAATATACAT aattcATCCATTCCTGCAAAACTTCCAGAGCCTATTAAAGCCAGTGATGTTGTGGTCAAAAAGAGTCAAAACAAAACCAG aaTCACAGACCCCATTCCAACCACTGAGACCTCCATTGCACCCCGACAAAGGCCTAAGGCTGGCCAAACTCAACCACAGCCTATTTCAGGCATTCTTCCCATACAAGCAGCAGCTCTGACTCCCCGCAAAAGGCCAAATGTGGCTGTTGGAGCCCAGGGCATAG CTCCAGGTGCCATCCAGGCTGCTCAACAGGCTCCCACTGCTGCTCAGGCGTCTTTACGGCCAATGCAGACCACCAATGTTCAGCCTCAGGTCGCACCACAGCCACAGCAGCTCCTCATGAAACAGCAGCTTCCTTCCACTTTCCTCCATCCACAGAATAACCAGCAG CAGCAACATAAGGCCCACGAATGCCCAGCTCTCCGTCTGAATCCCATCCCCGAGTGTTCCGTCACTGAGCCAGCTGCTGATCCAGATGTG ACCGCTGGGTCAGGGCATCACAGAGTCGGCTCCTTAACACCACCCTCGTCTCCAAAGATGGCGCCTAAGAGTGGCCATAGACGCATTCTGAGTGACGTCACCCACAGTGCCATCTTTGGGGTCCCGATCAGCAAGTCCACACAGCTCCTGCAGGCTGCCGCAGCTGAGGCCAGCCTCAACAAGTCCAA ATCAGCCAGCACGACTCCTTCTAGCTCCCCTTACTCCTCGCAGCAGACTGTATATCACCCGGCTGACACCGACGCCCAACACTCTGCTCGTGTTAAACCCAACGCTCAACCCAGCTGGAATCCCTTTGGCGACGATAACTTCTCCAAGCTAACCGCTGAAGAGCTGCTTAACAAAGACTTTGCAAAGCTAGCTGAGC cCACTGCAGAAGAGGAGAAGTCCAGGGGTGACAATCTCATTCACGGTCTTAATTCAATTGcag AATCTTTAACTGGGAAGGATTCACTGCTGGACTATCATCTTCTCTCTCTTACTCCTTCTCATGGAAACCCAACTTCTGTTCCAACTTCCTCCTATCGCTCCTCTGCTCCTCTTGGCTCCTGCTCTGCATTGTGCCCAGAGGAGCAGCAGCCTTCTCAGGCAGCTGCTG ACTCTTCTTTCCCCATGTCGCAAGGACAGCAAGGAAATAATCAAGAGTTTGACCCCATTCCTGTGCTCTTCCCCAAAACCTCAAACCAAG attTGCAACTTGAAAGAAACGGCTACTCAGTGTTAGGCCAAGAGGGTCACGATCCTGAAATCTCAGGAGATTTTCCTGCAACCGACCAATCTGTTCACTCCAGCGATGAAGACCAGGAAAAGGACGCCTGTCAAGAAGAGCATCAGAATTTTCCGGATGCCCCCAAAGGTCACACATCAGCTCACGATCCGCTGCTGGTCGACTCCGAGGAGGACGAAGAACAGGGAGCTCAGCGTAGCATCCTCTCGACACCAGCTGCACCCGTGGCCATCTCCCACAATCATTCCCAGTTTAATCCCGAGCCAACTAGCGCAGATGTCTTCTCAAAAGCGCCTTTTAGACTAGTGCAGCAAGAAGCAGGTGACGTGTTTGCCAATGCGCCATTTCCGAGTGGACCGTTCGGGACCCAGCAGCAGTTGGACGTCTTCTCCCAAGCTCCGTttgcaaaaaagaaagaagcttTAGCTTCCCCGTATGCCCACGCGACAGCCGGGGTGCCTGAACAAAGTGCATTGGAACAGATGGCCGCAAACACATTCCGCCCACAATCTTTAGCCAAATACTCCCGTCATTTTGAGGCAAATGAGACCCAGCAGAATGAAAGCCCGTTGAATGTAAGCAACCAAACTGGAGTGCACGCCATTGACCCCTTCATCAGCGCACCATTTCACCTCAAAGCCCCACAAGAAAAGCCGTGA